A window of Juglans regia cultivar Chandler chromosome 7, Walnut 2.0, whole genome shotgun sequence contains these coding sequences:
- the LOC108994967 gene encoding receptor-like protein kinase FERONIA, with amino-acid sequence MSKSNAAIVGGAAGALAFLAIVIVLAWFCKSQCKSFSNKNSETGSSDPSAVAEWNRGGPSSAAASSEAQGAKQFTMIELKQATKHFSESNLIGYGRFGPVYTGFLSDGTVVAIKRRPAPPQHDFVAEVRYLSEIRHRNLVSLLGYCQENGSQMLVFEYLPNGSMINHLYATGIDSSTKLEFKQRLTIAIGAAKGLCHLHGLRPPLVHKNFKTANVLVDENFIAKVSDAGISRLLEKIDEAGPSRTSSVNVFRDPEVGASGTISEMSDVYSFGIFLLELVTGQEALHIDSLGSNESFFRWVESRLSLNDFVDRRLGGSFTAEGMRDLIRLTLQCVSFPGKRRPKMEMVVVELESIQEKEMAMTTVMGEGTAIFTLGSQLFTSS; translated from the exons ATGTCAAAGTCGAATGCAGCCATAGTTGGGGGTGCTGCAGGGGCGCTTGCATTCTTGGCAATAGTCATTGTACTTGCGTGGTTCTGCAAATCACAATGTAAGAGCTTTTCAAACAAGAATTCAGAGACAGGTTCTTCAGATCCATCTGCAGTAG CGGAATGGAATAGAGGTGGACCGAGTTCGGCGGCAGCCTCGTCTGAGGCACAGGGAGCCAAACAGTTCACAATGATAGAATTAAAACAAGCTACAAAGCATTTCAGTGAAAGCAATCTCATTGGCTATGGACGTTTTGGACCAGTTTACACGGGTTTTCTCAGCGATGGGACTGTTGTGGCTATCAAAAGGCGTCCAGCTCCTCCTCAACATGATTTTGTTGCAGAG GTTAGGTATCTGTCAGAGATTCGACATCGCAATCTAGTTTCTCTTCTTGGTTACTGCCAGGAAAATGGATCTCAGATGCTAGTTTTTGAATATTTGCCCAATGGAAGCATGATCAATCACCTATACG CTACTGGAATAGATTCATCAACCAAATTGGAGTTCAAGCAACGGCTAACTATAGCTATTGGGGCAGCTAAAG GTTTATGCCATCTTCATGGCCTAAGACCTCCTTTGGTGCATAAGAACTTCAAAACAGCAAATGTCTTGGTTGATGAGAACTTCATTGCAAAGGTTTCAGATGCAGGGATCTCAAGACTGCTTGAAAAGATAGACGAAGCAGGTCCATCTCGAACATCCAGTGTCAATGTTTTCCGAGATCCAGA GGTAGGAGCATCAGGGACGATCTCTGAAATGAGCGATGTGTACAGCTTTGGGATATTTCTCTTGGAGCTTGTGACTGGACAGGAGGCTCTGCATATTGACTCCTTGGGATCTAATGAAAGTTTTTTCCGTTGG GTCGAATCAAGGTTGAGTCTAAATGATTTTGTGGACCGAAGACTGGGGGGAAGTTTCACCGCCGAGGGAATGAGGGATTTGATCAGGCTGACACTACAATGCGTGAGTTTTCCAGGAAAAAGGAGACCAAAGATGGAAATGGTTGTGGTGGAGCTtgaaagtatacaagagaaagagATGGCAATGACCACAGTCATGGGTGAAGGTACTGCCATATTTACTTTAGGCAGTCAGCTATTTACATCATCATGA